A genomic window from Oceanobacillus timonensis includes:
- a CDS encoding copper homeostasis protein CutC, which yields MIECIVQNAIDAKDAENLGVSRLELVSAIQLGGLTPAYETIQQVLDSVRLPVQIMIRPHDAGFIYTLEDKEIMKKDIYLLCERGHHRIVVGALTEKKTIDTVFLDDLFGEFPKLDVTFHRAFDEVRDLTEAYQTLVAYQKNIKRILTSGGTNGCVEGADSLHRLVQLQHTWQGPSILPGSGLNVNNIQDLHGAIQANEYHFGSGVRKGQSFEERVDKDIIKRIQHILLR from the coding sequence ATGATTGAATGTATTGTCCAAAATGCAATAGACGCGAAGGATGCTGAAAACCTGGGTGTGTCCAGATTAGAATTGGTTTCAGCTATCCAGCTGGGTGGTTTGACTCCCGCTTATGAAACGATTCAACAGGTACTTGACAGTGTGAGGCTGCCCGTGCAAATCATGATTAGGCCACATGATGCTGGATTTATATACACTTTAGAGGATAAAGAAATTATGAAAAAAGATATTTACTTGTTGTGTGAACGAGGTCATCATCGGATTGTAGTCGGGGCTTTAACAGAAAAGAAAACCATCGATACAGTTTTTCTCGATGATTTATTTGGGGAATTTCCGAAATTAGATGTGACGTTTCATCGTGCATTTGATGAGGTCCGAGATCTGACAGAGGCTTATCAGACGTTAGTTGCTTATCAGAAGAATATAAAAAGAATCTTAACTTCCGGAGGTACGAATGGTTGTGTGGAAGGAGCAGATTCTTTGCACAGGTTGGTTCAGTTACAGCATACATGGCAAGGTCCGAGTATTTTACCGGGCAGTGGGTTGAATGTCAATAATATACAAGATCTACATGGTGCGATTCAAGCTAATGAATATCATTTTGGTAGTGGAGTTAGAAAAGGGCAATCATTTGAAGAAAGGGTGGATAAAGACATTATAAAAAGAATACAACATATTTTATTAAGATGA
- a CDS encoding M20 peptidase aminoacylase family protein translates to MEKSIQTSMLETFQHLHTHAEISWEEIETTTYIKARLEEAGCETITFSEHTGVVGKFGNFDKGLPVIGIRADMDALWQEVNGTFQPNHSCGHDAHMSMVLGVLWSLQQIPDMQDNVAIKFIYQPAEEEGGGALKMVEEGVVEDVDYLFGIHLRPKQEVAAGKAAPVIVHGATKTYEAVIKGEDAHGARPHLNDNAIEIGMQIVNMLGQMHMDPRVPHSAKMTKFQAGAKSSNIIPGNASFSLDLRAQSNEVMEVLVKKVDAILESVRNLYDVDIDVTDYHGVPAAETNEEATNFMRTAVQDVLGAGNVVESLLTPGGDDFHFYTVKKPELKATMLGLGCDLGPGLHHPNMTFDKDALCTGVDILTKAILNVYQV, encoded by the coding sequence ATGGAAAAAAGCATACAAACAAGTATGTTAGAAACGTTTCAACATCTACATACACATGCAGAAATCAGTTGGGAAGAAATAGAGACGACAACATATATCAAAGCGAGGTTAGAAGAAGCGGGCTGTGAAACCATAACTTTTTCTGAACACACGGGTGTGGTTGGAAAATTTGGAAATTTTGATAAAGGATTACCGGTAATTGGTATTCGTGCAGATATGGATGCGTTATGGCAGGAAGTGAATGGCACATTTCAACCAAACCATTCCTGTGGGCATGATGCTCATATGTCGATGGTATTAGGTGTGCTGTGGTCATTACAGCAAATACCGGACATGCAAGATAACGTAGCGATCAAGTTTATTTATCAGCCGGCAGAGGAAGAAGGCGGTGGTGCACTGAAAATGGTGGAAGAAGGTGTTGTGGAAGACGTTGACTACCTGTTCGGAATCCATCTCAGACCAAAACAGGAAGTAGCTGCAGGGAAAGCGGCTCCTGTGATTGTGCACGGTGCGACCAAAACATATGAAGCAGTCATTAAAGGAGAAGATGCACACGGTGCACGTCCGCATTTAAATGACAATGCAATTGAAATTGGGATGCAGATCGTGAATATGCTGGGCCAAATGCATATGGACCCAAGAGTTCCGCATTCAGCAAAAATGACGAAGTTCCAGGCGGGGGCAAAAAGTTCCAATATTATCCCGGGCAATGCATCCTTCAGTTTGGATTTACGTGCCCAGTCAAATGAAGTGATGGAAGTCCTGGTAAAGAAAGTGGATGCTATTTTGGAGTCTGTCCGAAATCTGTATGATGTCGATATTGATGTGACTGATTACCACGGCGTACCAGCCGCTGAAACGAATGAGGAAGCGACAAACTTTATGCGTACAGCGGTGCAAGATGTATTGGGCGCGGGGAATGTGGTAGAATCGCTTCTGACACCCGGTGGAGATGACTTTCATTTTTACACGGTGAAGAAGCCGGAATTAAAAGCAACAATGCTGGGATTAGGCTGTGATTTAGGCCCTGGATTACATCATCCTAATATGACCTTTGATAAAGATGCACTATGTACGGGAGTGGATATTTTAACGAAGGCGATATTAAATGTATATCAGGTATGA
- a CDS encoding SDR family NAD(P)-dependent oxidoreductase: MNFSEFKNKTVIVTGGSKGIGKDIALSFAKSGANVIVTGRNKEHLNHFLPELEAFNGNHKTIAADVNHIQKMREIIDEIAMEYGTIDILVNNAGANIAKPALEVSEEDWDTVLDTNLKSVFFLCQAVGKHMMEQNKKGRIINIASQMSFVGYFKRAAYCSSKGGVVQLTKALAVEWAENGINVNAVAPTFVKTDLTKEMFADEAFKKDVENRILLDNMPKPGDISGAVLYLASHLANFVTGETIKVDGGWTAI; the protein is encoded by the coding sequence ATGAACTTTTCAGAATTCAAAAATAAGACCGTCATCGTTACTGGCGGAAGTAAAGGAATTGGAAAAGATATCGCCTTATCTTTTGCGAAATCAGGAGCAAATGTCATTGTTACCGGCCGAAATAAAGAACATTTAAATCATTTTCTTCCTGAATTGGAAGCTTTTAATGGTAATCATAAGACAATAGCAGCAGATGTCAATCATATTCAGAAGATGCGAGAAATAATTGATGAAATTGCAATGGAATATGGAACGATAGATATATTGGTAAATAACGCCGGTGCTAATATTGCAAAACCTGCATTGGAAGTTAGTGAGGAAGATTGGGATACAGTGCTTGACACGAATTTAAAATCCGTTTTTTTCTTATGTCAGGCTGTCGGAAAACATATGATGGAACAAAATAAAAAGGGGCGTATTATTAATATCGCCTCCCAAATGTCTTTTGTTGGTTACTTCAAAAGAGCTGCTTATTGCTCCAGTAAAGGCGGAGTAGTTCAATTAACAAAAGCATTAGCCGTAGAATGGGCTGAAAATGGAATTAATGTAAATGCTGTTGCTCCGACTTTTGTAAAAACAGATTTGACGAAAGAAATGTTTGCAGATGAAGCATTTAAAAAAGATGTGGAAAATCGCATTCTATTAGATAACATGCCAAAACCTGGCGATATCAGCGGTGCAGTGCTATACTTAGCATCTCATTTAGCCAACTTTGTAACTGGTGAAACAATTAAAGTAGATGGTGGATGGACCGCTATATAG
- a CDS encoding FMN-binding glutamate synthase family protein yields the protein MEFSALAYILLALSILVIAIIVIPLVLFGYIYWKDRRQSQHAILRNYPLLGKIRYVLEKSGPELRQYLFDADTSGKPFSRDDYRDVVIPAKYQKNMIGFGSRRDFEKADFYVKNAMFPKQQEELEADNTNIIDSKVYEVKEDNLLSRREKLHDQHIQPWLLSDEHAVVIGPSCREPFRVKGLVGMSGMSYGALGENAITALSKGIGMAGGSWMNTGEGGLSSYHLAGNTDIVAQIGPGLFGVRTESGAFNWDLLKEKSEIPQVKAFELKLAQGAKTRGGHVDAEKVTEKIAAIRNIAPYQEVDSPNRFNEFDDVPSMFSFIEQIRNHTGLPVGIKLVIGSPHDLEEIASYMKETGSGPDFITVDGSEGGTGATFQELADSVGLPIKSAIIIANQTLNKYGVRNRVKLIASGKLFTADRIAVILGMGADLVQVARAFMITVGCIMAQICHTNRCPVGVATTDPKLQKALVVDEKAYRALNYLVTLRESLFRISAAAGVTTPTDICASHIQYKDANQRVCSLEELVEKEVVKNDYNWYESK from the coding sequence ATGGAATTTTCTGCACTAGCTTATATTTTGCTTGCATTAAGTATCTTGGTAATAGCCATTATTGTTATCCCGCTCGTATTATTCGGCTACATATATTGGAAAGACAGACGACAGTCACAGCACGCTATTTTACGCAATTACCCGTTGCTTGGTAAGATTCGATACGTTCTGGAAAAATCCGGTCCGGAGCTCAGACAATATTTATTTGATGCAGATACTTCCGGTAAACCATTCTCCCGCGATGATTACCGTGATGTGGTTATCCCTGCCAAATACCAGAAAAATATGATTGGCTTCGGTTCCCGCCGCGATTTTGAGAAAGCAGACTTTTATGTCAAAAATGCCATGTTTCCCAAACAGCAGGAAGAACTGGAAGCAGATAATACAAACATCATAGATTCCAAAGTCTATGAAGTGAAAGAAGATAATCTGCTGAGCCGGAGAGAAAAATTACATGATCAACACATTCAGCCATGGCTTCTAAGTGATGAACACGCCGTCGTTATTGGTCCTTCCTGCAGAGAACCTTTCCGGGTGAAAGGATTGGTTGGGATGTCAGGGATGAGCTATGGCGCGTTGGGAGAGAATGCGATTACTGCTCTATCCAAGGGAATCGGCATGGCCGGCGGTTCCTGGATGAATACAGGGGAAGGAGGACTGTCCAGCTATCATTTAGCCGGAAATACAGACATCGTTGCCCAAATCGGCCCCGGTCTTTTTGGCGTCCGTACAGAATCAGGTGCTTTTAACTGGGATTTGTTAAAAGAAAAAAGTGAGATTCCACAGGTCAAAGCCTTTGAGCTAAAACTGGCACAAGGGGCAAAAACACGCGGCGGGCATGTGGATGCAGAAAAAGTAACAGAAAAGATTGCCGCTATCCGAAATATCGCACCATATCAGGAGGTAGACAGCCCGAATCGTTTTAATGAATTTGACGACGTTCCATCGATGTTCTCTTTTATCGAGCAGATTCGAAATCATACCGGTCTTCCAGTCGGCATTAAATTGGTTATTGGCAGTCCGCATGATTTAGAAGAGATTGCCAGTTATATGAAGGAAACCGGTTCTGGACCAGATTTTATTACGGTAGATGGATCAGAAGGCGGAACAGGAGCAACCTTTCAAGAGCTCGCAGATAGCGTCGGGCTCCCGATAAAATCAGCGATCATTATTGCGAATCAGACGTTAAACAAATATGGCGTCCGCAACCGCGTTAAACTGATTGCCTCAGGAAAACTTTTTACGGCCGATCGAATTGCCGTTATCCTCGGAATGGGAGCAGACCTTGTCCAGGTTGCCCGCGCATTTATGATTACTGTCGGTTGCATTATGGCACAAATTTGCCACACCAATCGTTGTCCTGTTGGTGTAGCAACAACTGATCCGAAGCTGCAGAAAGCTCTGGTCGTGGATGAGAAGGCTTATCGAGCTTTGAATTATCTCGTTACGCTTCGAGAAAGCCTGTTCCGTATTTCCGCAGCGGCAGGTGTTACTACGCCAACGGATATTTGTGCATCACATATTCAGTATAAGGATGCGAATCAGCGTGTTTGTTCGCTGGAGGAATTGGTTGAGAAAGAGGTTGTGAAGAACGATTACAACTGGTATGAAAGTAAATAA
- a CDS encoding sigma-54-dependent transcriptional regulator translates to MIKTLLIAPYNGMAQAMKQLDIPEDFELDTKVANLEESIYLAKEAENQGYDLIISRGGTASLIEKNVSIPVVHIDITGYDMLRVFTLIQGAQHTVAFIGFENICRGARTLNDILDYDVKMFTIHKRDEVRLLLNNLKKENYEIVIGDVVTVEEAQKIGLRGFLITSGKEAIFDAFDEARRMYYMFQKVSYKTNQYLQILKSIPADIVIINQQHNVLFTNLSSEKERIINHMLRNKKLDKNISQALLQNQKQWVSVNWEDGDLELQIFPITEGNNKLAGIHFCSYKRQDESAALCMITNMTHQPIIGNSHYSKNIKRKIHAYSKTNDNLFISGEFGTGKMAIAQSIHFQKFENKHPLFVLNCEMMDSNDLGILKDRWHSIQKGTIVFEHTDRLSSTNQKLLIELFHQTPDSIQLIFLSKRNAPSLLEEKHILVSLIEDMDPVFFHTQPLRNRKEDVGAFISYYLSKFHTEFGNETLGIRPDALEILTHLEWPGNLVELKKTVRELSLRAVGYYIEAEDVHEVLNDEATKNEAKSHEKKGFYIPPGLTLEEMEQRIIQKVLEEEQENQTRTAKRLGMNRTTLWRKLNDK, encoded by the coding sequence ATGATAAAAACTTTGTTAATAGCACCATATAATGGAATGGCACAAGCCATGAAACAATTAGATATTCCGGAAGACTTTGAACTGGATACAAAGGTAGCAAACTTGGAAGAATCTATTTACCTTGCTAAAGAAGCAGAGAATCAAGGATACGATTTAATTATCAGTCGCGGAGGAACAGCGAGTTTAATAGAGAAAAATGTTTCAATTCCTGTCGTACATATTGATATTACGGGGTATGATATGTTGCGTGTTTTTACATTAATACAAGGTGCGCAACATACTGTCGCTTTTATCGGATTTGAAAATATATGTCGTGGTGCCAGAACACTAAACGATATCTTGGACTATGATGTTAAAATGTTCACCATCCATAAAAGGGACGAGGTCCGGTTATTATTAAATAACTTAAAAAAGGAAAATTATGAGATTGTTATTGGAGATGTGGTAACAGTTGAAGAAGCTCAAAAAATCGGGTTACGGGGATTTTTAATTACATCTGGCAAGGAAGCCATTTTTGATGCATTTGATGAGGCAAGAAGAATGTATTATATGTTTCAGAAAGTTTCATATAAAACAAATCAATATCTGCAGATTCTGAAGTCTATTCCGGCGGATATAGTCATTATTAACCAGCAGCATAACGTTCTTTTTACGAATCTTTCCTCGGAGAAAGAAAGAATAATTAATCATATGCTCCGTAATAAGAAATTGGATAAAAATATAAGCCAGGCTCTACTGCAAAATCAAAAACAATGGGTAAGTGTGAATTGGGAAGATGGCGATTTGGAGTTGCAAATATTTCCTATTACAGAAGGGAATAACAAACTGGCAGGAATCCACTTTTGCTCATATAAAAGACAAGATGAATCTGCAGCGCTTTGCATGATAACAAATATGACCCATCAGCCTATTATCGGAAACAGTCACTATTCCAAGAATATAAAAAGAAAAATACATGCATATTCAAAGACAAATGATAACTTGTTTATTTCAGGTGAATTTGGTACCGGTAAAATGGCTATTGCGCAATCCATTCACTTTCAAAAATTTGAAAACAAGCACCCTTTATTTGTTCTGAACTGTGAAATGATGGATTCTAACGATCTAGGAATCTTAAAAGATAGATGGCATTCTATTCAAAAAGGAACCATTGTTTTCGAACATACTGATCGTTTATCTTCCACAAATCAAAAACTTCTGATTGAGTTGTTTCATCAGACTCCGGATTCCATACAACTCATTTTCTTGTCGAAGCGTAATGCACCATCATTATTAGAGGAGAAACATATCCTCGTCTCATTAATTGAGGATATGGACCCTGTCTTTTTTCATACACAACCATTGCGTAATCGAAAAGAAGATGTGGGAGCGTTTATTTCTTATTATTTATCCAAATTCCATACCGAATTTGGCAATGAAACACTGGGAATACGTCCGGATGCTCTTGAAATACTTACACATTTAGAATGGCCAGGAAATTTGGTTGAATTGAAAAAGACCGTCCGGGAATTGAGCCTGCGTGCAGTTGGATATTATATAGAAGCTGAAGATGTGCATGAAGTGTTAAATGATGAAGCAACCAAAAATGAAGCCAAGTCACATGAAAAAAAAGGCTTTTATATTCCACCAGGTTTGACTCTGGAGGAAATGGAACAACGGATTATCCAAAAGGTACTGGAAGAAGAACAAGAAAATCAGACACGTACCGCTAAAAGGCTGGGAATGAATCGCACAACATTATGGAGAAAACTGAATGATAAATAA
- a CDS encoding GntP family permease, which translates to MISMMGLVGGLILLTVLVMKGMNLLIVAPISALFVAILNGLPLFPQLAGEGQVDFVTGYMDGFAGFITSWYLMFLAGAIFGKVMEDSGAAESVSNWIVSKIGMKYAVLAIVLACAVLTYGGVSLFVVAFAVYPMAVSLFKEANLPRRFIPAALAFGSTTFTMTSAGSPEIQNWIPIPFLGTTPYAGWQVSLIVAVFMLIFGYWWLMKMIRKAVKKGESFEERETDNQEKRTSLPNPFLSLVPLLAVLIVSFIFHDSLEQSALILALLSGIIATWLLNRKYFKDFWSAVGDGTTGALVAIGNTSAVVGFGGVAQATPAFESAVNFMTDLPGNPLIGGSIAVMVIAGLTGSSSGGQTIALPILGPHYLDMGVDAEALHRSVALSSGTLDSLPHGGYAVTTIRSIARETHKSAYPAFGAMTVVVPLVGVIVAIILFSLGLGS; encoded by the coding sequence ATGATTAGTATGATGGGGTTAGTTGGAGGGTTGATATTATTAACCGTTTTAGTAATGAAGGGGATGAATTTGCTCATTGTTGCTCCAATTTCAGCTCTTTTTGTTGCAATATTAAATGGGTTGCCTTTATTTCCTCAACTTGCTGGTGAAGGACAAGTAGATTTTGTAACAGGGTATATGGACGGTTTCGCTGGATTTATTACTTCCTGGTACCTCATGTTCCTGGCAGGAGCCATTTTCGGAAAAGTAATGGAAGACAGCGGTGCCGCTGAGAGTGTTTCCAACTGGATTGTATCAAAAATAGGCATGAAATATGCGGTTCTTGCAATTGTTCTTGCCTGTGCGGTATTAACCTACGGAGGAGTTAGCTTATTTGTCGTTGCTTTTGCAGTCTATCCAATGGCTGTCAGTTTATTCAAAGAAGCGAATCTGCCCAGAAGATTTATTCCGGCTGCTCTGGCTTTCGGGTCTACTACATTTACAATGACATCTGCCGGATCTCCGGAAATTCAAAACTGGATTCCGATCCCGTTTTTAGGGACCACCCCCTATGCGGGTTGGCAAGTTAGTTTGATAGTCGCTGTTTTCATGTTGATTTTCGGCTATTGGTGGCTGATGAAAATGATTCGAAAAGCTGTTAAAAAAGGAGAAAGCTTCGAGGAAAGAGAAACGGATAACCAGGAAAAAAGAACAAGCTTACCAAATCCATTTTTAAGTCTTGTTCCTTTATTAGCAGTTCTTATCGTATCATTTATTTTCCATGATTCATTAGAACAATCAGCTCTTATCCTGGCTTTACTTAGTGGTATTATCGCTACCTGGTTACTTAATCGAAAATACTTTAAAGATTTTTGGTCAGCAGTAGGTGATGGTACAACTGGAGCATTAGTTGCTATCGGAAATACTTCTGCAGTTGTTGGTTTTGGTGGAGTTGCACAAGCCACTCCAGCTTTTGAATCAGCAGTTAATTTTATGACAGACCTTCCAGGCAATCCATTAATCGGAGGATCTATAGCTGTAATGGTTATTGCCGGCTTGACAGGCTCTTCTTCTGGTGGACAAACGATTGCATTACCTATTTTAGGACCACACTATTTAGATATGGGGGTTGACGCAGAAGCTCTCCACAGATCTGTGGCACTTTCATCAGGAACGCTTGATTCTTTGCCTCATGGTGGATATGCAGTAACAACGATACGTTCCATAGCTAGAGAGACACATAAAAGTGCCTATCCTGCATTTGGCGCAATGACTGTAGTTGTTCCGTTGGTTGGTGTCATTGTGGCTATTATTCTATTTTCACTAGGTTTGGGAAGTTGA
- a CDS encoding 3-hydroxyacyl-CoA dehydrogenase family protein: MERLSIIGCGTMGHSIALAAAWAGIDVKVSGATEEDISKADKELIEKLNIMFDNELISKAEIQQISARITLLPSLEETAKEATYIIEAIPEKIEMKQSLYKQLEQLTDENVIIASNTSGFMPTALAKETSHPKRFIVTHFWNPAHLIPLVEIVKGEKTNEETADRTMRLMKVMGKKAILLEKEVPGFIGNRLQYALFREAQALLDEKIVTKEDIDAAITYSIGRRLPITGPLMTADLGGLDVFSSISDYLFKDLSTANQSGATLTNLVAEEKLGYKNGEGFYLWDQEISEQINAEREKTLIHFLKRDQENGLFKGE; encoded by the coding sequence ATGGAGCGCTTATCTATTATTGGTTGTGGTACAATGGGCCATTCTATCGCCCTGGCAGCTGCTTGGGCAGGAATAGATGTCAAAGTCTCAGGGGCGACAGAAGAAGATATCTCAAAAGCGGATAAAGAATTGATTGAAAAGTTAAATATAATGTTTGACAACGAACTCATTAGCAAAGCAGAAATACAGCAGATAAGTGCGAGAATTACATTGCTCCCATCTTTGGAAGAAACGGCAAAAGAAGCTACGTATATTATCGAAGCAATCCCTGAAAAAATCGAAATGAAACAATCATTATATAAACAATTAGAACAACTAACAGATGAAAATGTCATTATAGCAAGTAATACTTCTGGTTTCATGCCTACTGCATTAGCCAAAGAAACCTCCCATCCGAAACGTTTTATCGTGACACACTTTTGGAACCCGGCACACTTGATTCCTCTTGTTGAAATTGTAAAAGGGGAAAAAACCAATGAAGAAACTGCAGACAGGACGATGCGTCTCATGAAAGTAATGGGGAAAAAAGCCATCTTATTAGAAAAAGAAGTTCCCGGTTTCATTGGAAATCGGTTACAATACGCTTTATTTCGAGAAGCCCAGGCTTTACTGGATGAAAAAATTGTCACAAAAGAAGATATTGATGCAGCGATCACTTACAGCATTGGCCGCAGATTGCCAATTACTGGCCCTCTCATGACGGCTGATTTAGGAGGACTGGATGTTTTCTCTTCTATATCGGATTATTTGTTTAAAGATTTAAGTACTGCCAACCAATCAGGGGCAACATTAACGAATTTAGTAGCAGAAGAAAAACTTGGTTATAAGAATGGAGAAGGCTTTTATCTCTGGGACCAAGAAATTTCTGAACAAATAAATGCCGAACGAGAAAAAACACTCATTCACTTTTTAAAACGTGATCAAGAAAATGGCTTATTCAAAGGAGAATAA
- a CDS encoding YfcC family protein has product MSQQEKQKKKKTFQLPDAYVILFAILLLAAILTYIIPAGSYERETIEDGTEVIVPDSYSQIDQQPVNFIDMFSSIQEGLIGGAGLIFLVLTIGGTFAAIEKTGAIDNLIMKTIKRTQNREWLLILMVAILFSIFGGLGIIANSSIAFIPVGIILARAMKMDAIVGVSIIYLGAYSGFAVGFLDPQSTGFAQQIAQLPLFSGLSLRLVLYVIVVGATIAYIIWYANRVKKDPQKSILRDNPFPKSDDRSMDKVEGKLTSTHLTILFVLVAGIGFYVYGVFQLGWDINEMAGIFVALAVLTALISKMGANEMVAEFVDGAKKVLYGALIIGMARSIVVILEDGKVLDTVVHGMSIALEPFSSVMGAIAMFIGNGIFNLIVSSGSGQAAIVMPIMTPLADLMDIPRQVAVQAYTLGDGFTNIITPLSGVLMANLAIAGIPWTKWLKFALPLVGIWYVIGIIFIMITVLINWGPM; this is encoded by the coding sequence ATGTCGCAACAAGAAAAACAAAAAAAGAAAAAGACATTCCAACTTCCTGATGCATATGTTATCTTATTTGCCATTTTGTTACTCGCAGCAATTCTTACATATATCATCCCGGCCGGGAGTTACGAGCGGGAAACAATAGAAGATGGCACGGAAGTCATTGTTCCGGACAGCTATAGTCAAATAGACCAGCAGCCCGTTAATTTTATTGATATGTTCAGTTCCATTCAAGAAGGGTTAATCGGCGGTGCCGGTCTGATTTTTCTTGTATTGACCATCGGCGGAACATTCGCCGCTATTGAAAAAACAGGTGCCATCGATAACTTAATCATGAAAACAATTAAACGAACGCAAAATCGGGAATGGCTTTTAATTTTAATGGTCGCCATTCTCTTTTCTATTTTCGGAGGTCTGGGAATTATCGCAAACTCATCAATTGCTTTTATACCAGTCGGGATTATCTTGGCGAGAGCGATGAAAATGGACGCGATTGTTGGTGTTTCCATTATTTATTTAGGTGCTTATTCTGGCTTTGCAGTCGGATTTTTAGACCCGCAATCAACTGGATTTGCGCAGCAGATTGCCCAGCTCCCTCTATTTTCAGGGCTTTCTTTGCGTCTCGTGCTATATGTCATCGTTGTAGGAGCTACAATCGCCTACATCATTTGGTATGCCAACCGCGTTAAAAAGGACCCGCAGAAAAGTATTTTGCGTGATAATCCATTTCCAAAGTCAGATGATAGATCCATGGATAAGGTGGAAGGCAAATTAACATCGACACATTTAACCATTTTATTCGTGCTTGTAGCTGGCATTGGCTTTTACGTATATGGTGTTTTCCAATTAGGTTGGGACATCAACGAAATGGCTGGTATTTTCGTTGCTTTAGCCGTACTTACGGCCCTTATTTCAAAAATGGGAGCCAACGAAATGGTAGCCGAATTTGTAGACGGGGCAAAAAAAGTATTATACGGCGCGCTCATTATCGGAATGGCCCGTTCGATTGTCGTTATCTTAGAAGATGGAAAAGTACTTGATACCGTCGTGCATGGGATGTCTATCGCTTTAGAGCCTTTTTCCAGCGTTATGGGAGCCATCGCTATGTTTATCGGTAATGGTATTTTCAACCTCATTGTGAGTTCCGGAAGCGGACAAGCTGCGATTGTGATGCCAATTATGACACCACTTGCCGATTTAATGGATATCCCCCGCCAAGTTGCTGTACAAGCTTATACACTTGGGGATGGATTCACAAACATCATCACACCTTTATCCGGTGTGTTAATGGCTAACTTGGCCATCGCCGGTATTCCTTGGACAAAATGGTTAAAATTCGCATTGCCGCTTGTAGGAATCTGGTACGTTATCGGCATTATCTTTATTATGATTACGGTTCTGATTAATTGGGGGCCGATGTGA